The Papaver somniferum cultivar HN1 chromosome 6, ASM357369v1, whole genome shotgun sequence genome segment AATAGTGGAGTAGATGGAGAAAAGTAAACACCGTCTTTTGATGCAACACATAAGAGACAAAGCTTTGTTACGGTTGGTAGCACACCAAGTATCATGGTGGACAATTAACTATATGATGGATCCAAATGTGCTACTATGGAAGTCCCCCACGAATACTTACTCACCTCCTCCAAGGGATCCAAAAGTTGAAGAAGGTTGACGCTGACTCTGTTTCCTTTGCTATCGGGAAATATAACCGAATCAAGGACATACAAAAAGTATGCGGCTTCCATCGCACGAACTTCTTTCTCAAAGAGTAGTTCATTGTCTCCCTCTTTCTCAAGTGACCCCGCATACATTTTACTAATTTCCTTAAGTTTAAACTCTTTCTTTGGGTACTTCTTTCCCTTCACAAAAAGGCCATACGTCGTCTTTTCATCCCATCCAAACAACTTCTCCGTCaattcatatattttttttcaaatctaGGTTTCTCTTGAACTTGTTACCCGTGGATTTCCCCTCAACGTGCAATCCTAGAATCTGTTTCGCGTCTTCGGGAATGAacgccatctctccaaaagggaATTGGGAAGCATCGACTTCGCCGTAAAACCTCTCAGTAAAACATGATACTGCAGCCTTGTCATATGCAATCACAGAGTTTCGAACGGCAGCATACAAACCTAAGTTTTCAACAATGTCTTGCactcttgcacattcaccttctaggggccgttttttcattttttgcaTAAGAAGATTGGTGTCTAAAAAGACGCGTGGCATTCTTATAATCATACGAAAGACAAACAAATAGAATTACAACATAAGAAATAAATATCAACAAatcatataaaaagaaaatttgaaatcGTTACAATTGTCTCATTGATGGTACGGGCCCATGAGTTATcatatccaaatagaactttgccTCTATCTTTAGGTTCACCTCTGGCGTTCCCACCGGGTAGACGAGTAAGCTGCAAACGCATGGGTGGAATGTGTCACGCACTGGGTGCATTTGTGACTTTCTTCTTCGGTTGTGGCTGTGACTGTGGCTGTGTTTGTGCCgcatcctcctcatcctcctgaatctcctcatcatcatcatcatcaccactactACCATCATTTCTTTCCTTACCATTTGCAtcattaccatcatcctcatccCCCTCTTCATCACCGCTAGCACCACCATTTCCATCcttatcatcatcattaccttcatccTCCTCCTTTTGAATCTCCTCCTCTTCATTTCCATGATTACCAGCAttcccaccatcaccaccattaccatcatcatcatcatcataagaaACATATTCACTTCCTAAAGAAATTTTGTCTTGTTCTGcgacttcttcttcttcgcttCCAGTTGCAGATATAACAGAAGAGGATGAACAGGACAATTCATACGAATCATCACATGGGTCTCTGGGTTCGCGGATAAGTAGGGCTACCTCACTCGGGTTTTTTCCTCGTAATAGACCGGCATTTAGGTATTTTGTATTGCGGGGAGGTCTGGATGGAGGACTTACCATGGCAagcttattttttttattcttgataTTATAGGTCAAagacaacaaaacaagaaatatcaaAGGGTCGTcataaaaaaatcttaaaaataaACGACCCTTTCAATATTTGGGACAGGGATGTGTTTAGGCATATCAGAGAGTCGTTCATGAATAAAAAGGGTCGTCTATAGAATCTAGCACACAACCAAACTATAGTCGTTTTCACATATTactaatggttaacgatttttgatgAACTTAACATGCAGATCAAGAATcgttaagaaaaaaaattgttaacgATTTTAACCTCTCAAAAAAATTTACAGCAAGGATCGTATTAACatggttaacgatttttgatgAAATTAACATGCATCCGCAAATTCTTTAAGAAATAAAACCTACTGATTAACGACTCGGTTTCTGAGAATCCTATTTTTTCCGATtcaaatcctaatttttcagtagaacatcaaattaaacacaaacccaAGTTACTGTTGGAGGTTTTAGTGGATATACCTTCTGATTGGAGCCATTTCCTTCACCGTCTGATTTGATTTTTTGCTCACTCTCTGATTCCCCTTCGCTACATTAACTGCGTCTACCAGATTAGGTATTTGATTTGCCTTTCTAGCGGTCTACTTTGTACGAGTcatgtttgtagaagaagttaatcgtcgattaaaattAATCGACGATTACACGATGAAAcggttgaagaaaaaaaaattctccccCGAATCGTTAATGGAGAAAATGGAGGTGCAGAGAGAGGGgaggggaggagaagaagaggattttttgttttgaaaagagaatggAGGCCTCACTCAACTAATAATAGGATTTTAGGTTTaattattagaaaaggataaaaTAGGTATTTCACCCATATTTTAGAAGCCCCGTATATTTTTGGGCGCGGGTATAAAATATGTCCGGGCCATGATTAGTTTCCATGGCCCCAATTCCGCCTTGTTCTTGAGCTTTGGAGGTGACTTCAGCCAGGAGTGGCTTGGTTGTATTTCTGACTCTGATTTTGACGTCAGAAAACTGTCTTGCATGATTGGTGTCATGCGCACAAGTGTATAATAACGAAATAAGTATGCATCTGTAAGCTGCTAGATTTCGTCTCCAGATCTTTCCGTTAGTGAATTTAATGGTCTAGAGGCACGTGCACATAGTTTGCTCACACAAATGAATATATGAAAATCATACCGAACACAATTGTAATTCAAAGAGGAATTTAGGTTTACATTTGAAggaaacacaattttttttttgtagaaagtTTTTTAAAGTCATTATAAAATATGAGATTATAACGTTGCAGCTTATAAAATATGACATTGCCTTTGTACTCGAAGACAAGAAGCATGCGTTAGCCAATCTATCTTTCGGATATAATCGGGGAGAGTTCTTGCAGCTTATAACGTGGGGTTCTGCTCACAGTTGAAAGAATTCTGCAAAGCAATGCCGAACATCAATTTCAGGGAGAACAGTTTAAAGCAAAAAAACACCGGGTAAATATGAGACCTGTTTATattccaatatttcatttagataCGACTTATATCACAACAGCCAAAAACAAAATCTATTTCTCCAACTTACGACGCCGGTAAGATATGCTGATCGCCAAATGAACCAACTACTAAATCCAGCAATGGATACACCTATTGGATCCTGAGAGAAACCAAAAGAATATTTGAATTACATGCATTATAACCATCAAGCTGAATCACTCATTTAGTTTAGAAGAGCTCATATACTGACCTTGCTTTGCCTTAGGTCTAGAAGAGCTTTGTATCTCCCAACAGTAGCCATGCTCCTAAATGTCTATCAAAAAATGGTCGACTTTAGCACTGTTTGCACACCCTCCACCATTCTTACCAATTTTGTTCAGCGAGTGTGCTAGATATTTTCCCTGCCTTTCTGCCACCTGTTGTAAAAACATCCACAAAAGGTGAACCAAATATAGATCGACCGCAATCACCCAAAATCGATAAGTCAGAACACTAGTACTAGTACAGTTTTGTTTGACAAATTGGAATGTGAACCGAAAAATCAACACGATCCAATAGGGTCCAACACACCTTACAGCCATGTGAAGAAAAAACCACTATTTGCAAAACTAGAAAGGTAATTGGTAAATTTTAAGATACAAAAGTACTTCCATAAGCAGAAGAGAATTAGAGCTGGGAGGGAAGGTTTCACCGAACACCTATTGCATTTTGCATCTAATCAATGAGAAAAACTGAAAATGTATACATTATTTACAACTAACCTGAGCTAAAGCTGGAAGCACAGGTTTACCAGTACTTTCAAGAAACCCACAACAATCGCTAATCGAATACACAACCTGCGCAGATTGGAACCCGTAGCCACTCATCCACTCCTATCCTGTAGCACAAACAGAAAATTTTAAACCTTGAGCAGCCAGATAAAGGTAGTGAACAGGTGAGTATTATACTGTCAACTATAAAGACAGAAACATACAATCAGATGTACTTTCCACCTGGTGATTTTGGAAATTCCGTAGCTGGTACAAATGATGAAGGACCGACACCTATAGACCATACCAACAAACCATATGGGACCTCTGTGCCATCGTTAAGAATGATTTTTTGAGGTTGAACATCCTTGACGATTTCACGTACAAGACGAACTCCTGACTGAAAGAAAATATAGAATGTTTTTAAGAGCACGGCAATATATTTCAAGTTAAATGTCTATGGCACAGAAAATACGACTACCGCATCATATGTATACAGCTACAACTAATCAATGTGAAAAACATTACCGAATCCTGAACTCTAAATTGAAGCGTTAGGTCCCTTCGATTAAAAGGCTCAAATCAGTTGAAAATCCCAAATCAGTTCGATATTCTGAGAAAAACAATCAATCTCATTCTTAACCTTGTATTTCTGAAGCTAAACTCGGAAATTCTTGTATGAACTGATAACCAACCAAGGGAAGCCGCTGTCATTTCAGAAGCCTCCAGTGATCTGAACGCACTTGAGCTTTTTAGGAGTAACACCTGTAAAAGTAACCACGCCATTAGTAAGTCATACAATGGTGAATGGTTAGACATATATACTTAGGCTCTTGGTGTTCGAACTCTCATCCATTTTGCAAATTTATCATAAGATTCATAACTCAAGCAATCTGACTGTGTGGCCATCCTTGACGATGGTAATTTGATAATAGCAGCAGCCTCTTCCTGTAATAATTCATGATTCATGGGACTTCTAAATAACCAAAACAATGATGCTATTACTGCACCAGTTCACCCCTGATTTacaaataaacatcaattgatcaACCCGTGTAGTGGCAGCCATAGATTTACAAATTCCGGAATTGATAAGATAACATTTCAAACCAATCAGAAAATTAATTACTCTTTTTACTGAGGGAGAAGAAGGAGCAGGGAATAACATTCCAATTTACTATCAAAACCTTTCTCAAATACAATTCAATCAGAAGAAGTTGCAAAAAAATTGCATATATGTCTGTCGTGTCCGCAAAACCTATAATAGAGCAAATTGCTGATGCACTATGTCATTATCAAACCTATATGATCGATACCAAATCACCCAAGAAAACACTCAATGAAAACACTCCTTAATCATAAAACTAGAACCCACTACAAataaaaattggggaaaactaaTATTGTATGATTAATCAAAAAATGGTTTCATAAATGAGTAaaaagagacaaagccaagaaatACGAAGCATGAGGCATATTAATATCAAACTAGATTGGAGGTCAGAAATCTCTGGTTACCCACATATTTCATAGTTCAAACCAAAACACCCCCTTCTTCACCACTATAACTACTGTTGAGAATGCAATCCATAACATTCGCAAGTGAGACAATTTCTCAAACAGGTAATACATATCAAAATGATGACTAAGATTAGCTCAAACGAAGGGGAAAAGAAAGACAAAGAAAATCACCTCAAACTGGTGATTGATTTCAGCTGCTAATGGAAACCAAAACATCCAAATCCTTGGAATGAACAAAAACCCATGCCTAATTCCAACAAAATAAAAACCGaattcaaaatcaatattttttctTTAGATCAAAATAAGACTCAATAGATTTCTGAGAAACTAATGTGAATCATAAGAAACTTGAAAAACAAAGATGTAACTCAATTTTACCTTTGAGTAAGGGAAGCCTATATCGCCACATTCCTCAATAGTACTGCAAAAAACCCACTTCTATAACAGAAGCAAACCCATCTGTAATTCCAATCAGAGAAATATCTGTTGGAGAAAATGTTGCAAGATTCAAGCTGTGAAAAGATTTCCAAACGAGAATTCTACAAGTTCACCGAAATTTTAGATTTCcccccaaaaaagaaaaaaaaaggcgcCAACATTCCCGCCAAATAGTTTGCTCCAAGATGTTTTCCCGCAACATCAAAGGTGCGGTGGAAATTGTTTTCCCACCGTTGGATAAGGTGGCAATCCTTGTTGCTTTTGTGTTTTTAGTAGATAGCTGTAGGATTGAAAACTCTGATTTTCTATTGGTTGGATATATATCATGTGGATCATATGTTTTTGGGTTGTGGTGTGGTCTTGTGTGTGGTCCGAAATTTACATTGCTAATTGCGATCTTAATTATACTTAGTATGGACAGATAACAAGAAATCGGTGGATAACAAGTGAAATTGAGCGAGGAAAATTCGGAGAAACTGATATAATGCTCATTTAAAAATAGACTTTTAGAGAAATGTTTGATTTCTAATGTCAGATCTCGTTCATTGTCGATTCATTCTCTCACGATTCATTCTCTCAAATATAACTGGCAGTTAGGGTCCAAATCCGCGGGTTAACCCTAACCCGACCCGTGTAAACCCGGTCCGTTCCAACTCGATtactaaacaagccgggttaggattAATGTTTTCATGACCCGTTGGTAAACGGGTTGAACCCGTCGAACCCGTCTAACCCGCGGGTTATCCCTCCAACCCGCCAATAGTTGATTAATATGAAAAAATCCAAGATATTTCTTTGCCTAGTAGGTAAAGAATTAAAATTtgttaaatatttgatttttcttttaggGGTTAATGTAATTTTTTAccggttttgatttattttgatatGATGTTTGGgtgttttgattttctcattgaagaAGTTGAAAAGGAGATTCGATTTTTGGGTTTGCAGCGTTTGCTAAAGGGTAAGTCTTAGTtaatttatgtaatttttgggTCGTATACTGATATATAATAAATCCCAGAGCTAACCCGCCATCCCGCCAGAGCTAACCCGCCTAGGGTTAGGGTTGAGGTTTCTTGACCCGTTCTATAAATTTATAGGGTTAGGGTTCAGTATTATCAACCCGTAACCCGCCTAACCCGCcacgggttgaccctaacccgacTCGTTGCCATCTCTCTCAAACTTCAAATTATTATTTCCAAAATAGTTTTTAGTATTTTGAATGAGTGTTCAGTCTCTAATATCTGGATCTAGTTCGTTATAGTTCATTCTCAAAAAATTAATCTTTATAATGTATAAAAATAATCCTCAATTCTTTCTGAATCAGAATTATAATCATTAAACGCAGATATCATAATCTTTTTCACCATAAGTTTGGTGTCGGAAGTTATGTAGATTAAACATGACCAAAATAACGAGTAAAATTGGTGGATAAATGGGTAAAATCGATTACAAATAATACTAAACGCGTTAACCATATAAAATTGGTGGACAAATGGGTAAAATCTAAAGACGCCGATTCCAAGACAATCATTCGTGTTTTTAGTTCACGTAAATTTGAAACAGttattttttggttttggcgGAAGTCTTACAAGTTGGTGTTTCGAAGTCAAATTATTCTCATGCCTTACGTTTGTTTAAGGGTTTAGAGAATTCGCTTAATTTAGCATTTGTTTACTCCACCATTGTACTCTTTAACCAGTAAAACGTTTTTACCCACGAACACTAGGCTAAAATGATAGACAACTGGAGAAAATCGATGTAATCCATAAGAAATTAGTGGATAAAGATTCTTGTTTCTAACCTTCTATCTTTTAAAGCTAATCTTTgggattagatgaaactgaaactGGGGATTTTGATATATGAAGTTTTAGGTCACACAACTGACAAGATATTCATAAGTCGGTTCCAAGATAAATTCATCCAATTTTATTCGGTTGCAttacatatatacatatatatttacaTAAGTCGAATATGTTTAGAGTATTATAGAATATGCTTTTATCAGATAAATTCGGGACATTCTCGAATTTGTTCGACTTTACTGAATAAAATATGCTTAGAGTATAATATACATTtatccaaaaaaaagaaaaagaactctTTTAATTCTAGGATTTATTCGATCTGATTCGTTTACAGAAGACGATGTTAATGGTTGAGAACAATCTAtaattggtttttatttttttgatttaattttcttattattatccATCTTCCGATAATTTTCAGGCGAAGGACGAAAAAAGTTTCCTCATGAGTGTACGCCTTGACAACCAGGGTTCTAAATATATTTGATTGAGAACGTTCCCGGGGTACCTATAAAATCTAATACTCAGTGAAACATTAGATTTCTGTAGAGATTGGGAGTCCCTTTTACTCCTATTTGTGGGGTTAGCTGCTTTCTATATATTGACCAGATTAAAACTAAACGGATCAAATAAAGTAATGTCAAACGACTTTGGATGATGTGACAATGTATAAATAAGATAAAGGTACTCGGTTAATTTCTAAAGGATGATGTTAGCTTTTAGTCTTAAACCTAAAATGCTTCGTAGAAAGAAGTTTCGTCAAAACTGGATCTGGGGTTTAGGGCTGAGCACTATAAACCAATGCTTCCCATTAACAACCCCACCATAACCAAGTGATCATTACCATTTATTTGGTATtgtaattagaagaaaaaaaaacgtattTATAACTTTAAGAAGGTTGTTTTTAGGTATACCAAGTGAAGACAAAAAGGAtgtcaaataacaaaatcagaaagtCCTTTAGCCGATTTTTTTTATAATGACAAATCTGTCTTttatgtattagtgttaataatctggattagtgattaaaatttttatttagtgattaagataattttcagaattataaggttTGTTTGTGTAGATGATAAATTTTGGGGGGAAAAAAtttattgagaaggagaaggagaaagtgagaaaaaaaatttactgattcaatggaggatgaggagggtcattcttcatacaaaaaacctaggaaaatacatatcagcTATGCTTAATCTCACTTTTAT includes the following:
- the LOC113286524 gene encoding uncharacterized protein LOC113286524; protein product: MVSPPSRPPRNTKYLNAGLLRGKNPSEVALLIREPRDPCDDSYELSCSSSSVISATGSEEEEVAEQDKISLGSEYVSYDDDDDGNGGDGGNAGNHGNEEEEIQKEEDEGNDDDKDGNGGASGDEEGDEDDGNDANGLYAAVRNSVIAYDKAAVSCFTERFYGEVDASQFPFGEMAFIPEDAKQILGLHVEGKSTEPGKNTDPNPSSLDVQEKYELLSDPDPPLFARRS